In Mustela nigripes isolate SB6536 chromosome 2, MUSNIG.SB6536, whole genome shotgun sequence, a single window of DNA contains:
- the LOC132009604 gene encoding mucin-16-like, giving the protein MDSETMSVPSSVPTGITAEDSTTHVISSSRTSIPGTAQSMMSPDITEINTRLSTSSILTESTTIVMVPKTVVPGATSQDTSNTNASTTASWAESHSGGTQVSASSEVTIGVVTGSQVVSRTSPASDQDTTSPSPLVPSRATTSPSLHSPTSQARDITPPVPASSPGTPSSMETAGTLNTTLSTATSPPSGVSITSGDSRVSSEASPATEVLHLSGNTAVTSLGTITSTQEIWVSAPAGSETPKGPTAEVTSWLSGDTSLSTSEAGLSETTESEIRSMSSPGLDPWETSTSQQTTVDLETMSVHSPVPTGTIAEDSTTHIISSSRTSIAGPAQSTMSPDISTGINTRLSTSSTLTESTARAVVPKTVFPATTSQDTSNTDASTMASWAERHHISIPPCALTCHDVTFSTFPHITSQGCYSTCPCHFTTHACQAGDQWCVDHKHGTWDKSTLRCEQHLR; this is encoded by the exons ATGGACTCGGAGACAATGAGTGTCCCTTCTTCAGTGCCCACTGGTATTACTGCAGAGGACTCTACGACCCACGTCATCTCCTCCAGCAGGACATCCATCCCTGGCACTGCTCAGTCCATGATGTCTCCAGACATCACAGAAATCAACACCAGGCTCTCTACCTCCTCCATCTTGACCGAGTCCACAACTATAGTCATGGTCCCCAAAACAGTTGTCCCTGGGGCTACATCACAGGACACAAGTAACACGAATGCATCAACCACGGCCTCCTGGGCTGAAAGTCACTCAGGAGGGACTCAGGTTTCTGCAAGCTCAGAAGTGACCATTGGCGTGGTTACGGGTTCTCAGGTTGTGTCACGGACAAGCCCTGCCTCTGACCAAGACACCACATCTCCATCCCCCCTGGTGCCCTCACGTGCCACGACGTCTCCTTCTCTACATTCCCCCACATCACAAGCCAGGGACATTACTCCCCCTGTCCCTGCCTCTTCACCAGGCACGCCTAGCTCAATGGAGACCGCCGGCACATTGAACACGACTTTGAGCACTGCGACAAGTCCACCTTCAGGTGTGAGCATCACCTCAGGTGACAGCCGGGTGTCTTCAGAAGCGTCTCCTGCTACAGAGGTACTCCACCTTTCCGGGAACACAGCAGTGACCAGCTTGGGGACCATCACGTCTACACAGGAGATTTGGGTCTCTGCCCCAGCGGGATCAGAGACACCCAAAGGCCCCACTGCAGAAGTCACCTCTTGGCTCAGTGGGGACACCTCACTTTCCACATCAGAGGCTGGCCTTTCTGAAACCACAGAGTCTGAGATACGGTCAATGTCATCCCCTGGCCTGGATCCTTGGGAAACCAGCACATCCCAGCAAACAACCGTGGACTTGGAGACAATGAGTGTCCATTCTCCAGTGCCCACTGGTACTATTGCAGAGGACTCTACGACCCACATCATCTCCTCCAGCAGGACATCCATCGCTGGCCCTGCTCAGTCCACGATGTCTCCAGACATCTCCACAGGAATCAACACCAGACTCTCTACCTCCTCCACCTTGACAGAGTCTACAGCCCGAGCCGTGGTCCCCAAAACAGTTTTCCCTGCAACTACATCACAGGACACAAGTAACACAGATGCATCAACCATGGCCTCCTGGGCCGAAA GACACCACATCTCCATTCCCCCTTGTGCCCTCACTTGCCACGACGTCACCTTCTCTACATTCCCCCATATCACAAGCCAAGGATGTTACTCCACCTGTCCCTGCCACTTCACCACGCACGCCTGCCAGGCTGGGGACCAGTGGTGCGTTGATCACAAGCATGGGACTTGGGACAAGTCCACCCTCAGGTGTGAGCAGCACCTCAGGTGA